A genomic segment from Chiroxiphia lanceolata isolate bChiLan1 chromosome 27, bChiLan1.pri, whole genome shotgun sequence encodes:
- the LOC116799179 gene encoding uncharacterized protein LOC116799179 isoform X1, whose translation MRRRRAGPGPGRCGFSRTARGTRGCPRPGRPDPEWEGPVSAIGPRIWPAWPPTAAAALGAKEENAKALQCQPSAPKLWLLLSPDHEPLEPDEDRACQGASAGILEFLQTPNTTHSVCIHVPTPPGLGSLTFPHLLCLWVPHSREDCYSLITDLYNPCNTALTGCGSCPIPRSGMGVGGSHTGSGSSPSGVWRKDRGSDHTATSKQSGEHHQGAEGRRRKQRSALPAMRTREHRQRGCCCHQAFAQRTFQPRG comes from the exons ATGCGACGGCGTAGGGCGGGCCCGGGCCCCGGACGATGCGGCTTCTCCCGCACCGCGCGGGGCACCCGTGGGTGCCCGAGGCCAGGCAGGCCCGACCCTGAGTGGGAAGGACCCGTCTCAGCCATAGGCCCGCGGATCTGGCCAGCCTGGCCGCCTACAGCTGCGGCAGCCCTCGGTGCAAAGGAGGAGAACGCCAaggccctgcagtgccagcccagCGCTCccaagctgtggctgctgctgtcccctgACCACGAACCACTAGAGCCTGACGAGGACAGAGCCTGTCAGG GTGCTTCTGCTGGTATTTTGGAGTTCTTACAGACACCCAACACCACTCATTCTGTCTGTATTCATGTTCCCACacctcctgggctgggctcaCTCACCTTCCCACATCTACTCTGCCTATGG GTGCCCCACAGCCGAGAGGACTGTTACTCTCTCATCACTGATCTCTATAACCCCTGCAACACTGCTCTGACAG GGTGTGgcagctgccccatcccaaggAGCGGGATGGGAGTTGGGGGATCACACACAGGCTCTGGTAGCTCACCCTCAGGAGTCTGGAGGAAAGACCGAGGTTCAGATCACACAGCAACGTCAAAACAAAGCGGGGAGCATCACCAGGGAgcggaggggaggaggaggaagcagaggagtGCTCTGCCAGCGATGAGAACGAGAGAGCACAGGCAGCGCGGGTGCTGCTGCCACCAAGCCTTTGCCCAGCGGACATTCCAGCCTCGCGGCTGA
- the LOC116799179 gene encoding uncharacterized protein LOC116799179 isoform X2, with protein sequence MRRRRAGPGPGRCGFSRTARGTRGCPRPGRPDPEWEGPVSAIGPRIWPAWPPTAAAALGAKEENAKALQCQPSAPKLWLLLSPDHEPLEPDEDRACQGASAGILEFLQTPNTTHSVCIHVPTPPGLGSLTFPHLLCLWVPHSREDCYSLITDLYNPCNTALTGKRDSILRQKAGPQSLHFHCNGSMDFTLCPELRRRKCLYNLSP encoded by the exons ATGCGACGGCGTAGGGCGGGCCCGGGCCCCGGACGATGCGGCTTCTCCCGCACCGCGCGGGGCACCCGTGGGTGCCCGAGGCCAGGCAGGCCCGACCCTGAGTGGGAAGGACCCGTCTCAGCCATAGGCCCGCGGATCTGGCCAGCCTGGCCGCCTACAGCTGCGGCAGCCCTCGGTGCAAAGGAGGAGAACGCCAaggccctgcagtgccagcccagCGCTCccaagctgtggctgctgctgtcccctgACCACGAACCACTAGAGCCTGACGAGGACAGAGCCTGTCAGG GTGCTTCTGCTGGTATTTTGGAGTTCTTACAGACACCCAACACCACTCATTCTGTCTGTATTCATGTTCCCACacctcctgggctgggctcaCTCACCTTCCCACATCTACTCTGCCTATGG GTGCCCCACAGCCGAGAGGACTGTTACTCTCTCATCACTGATCTCTATAACCCCTGCAACACTGCTCTGACAG GTAAAAGAGACAGTATTCTCAGGCAAAAAGCAGGACCTCAGAGCCTACATTTTCATTGTAATGGCAGCATGGATTTCACCTTGTGTCCAGAGCTTCGGAGAAGAAAATGTCTGTACAACCTCTCTCCTTGA
- the TLE5 gene encoding TLE family member 5 isoform X2: MMFPQSRHSGSSHLPQQLKFTTSDSCDRIKDEFQLLQAQYHSLKLECDKLASEKSEMQRHYVMYYEMSYGLNIEMHKQAEIVKRLNGICAQVLPYLSQEHQQQVLGAIERAKQVTAPELNSIIRQLQAHQLSQLQALALPLTPLPVGLQPPSLPAVSAGTGLLSLSALGSQAHLSKEDKNGHDGDAHQDDDGEKSD; the protein is encoded by the exons ATGATGTTTCCACAAAGCCGGCACTCG GGCTCCTCTCACCTGCCGCAGCAGCTGAAGTTCACGACCTCCGACTCCTGTGACCGCATCAAAGACGagttccagctgctgcaggccCAGTACCACAG CTTGAAGTTGGAATGTGACAAACTAGCCAGTGAGAAATCGGAGATGCAGCGTCACTACGTCATG TACTATGAGATGTCCTATGGGCTGAATATTGAAATGCACAAACAG GCTGAAATCGTCAAGAGGCTAAATGGGATTTGTGCACAGGTTCTACCCTACCTTTCACAAGAG CATCAGCAGCAAGTCCTGGGAGCCATTGAACGAGCTAAGCAGGTTACGGCACCAGAACTGAACTCCATCATCCGT CAGCTTCAAGCTCACCAGCTGTCGCAGCTCCAAGCCCTCGCTCTGCCTCTGACTCCACTCCCCGTGGGCCTCCagcccccatccctccctgctgtcAGTGCCGGCACTGGGCTCCTCTCACTCTCGGCCCTGGGCTCTCAGGCTCACCTCTCCAAGGAGGACAAGAATGGCCATGACGGGGATGCCCACCAAGATGACGATGGGGAGAAATCGGATtag
- the TLE5 gene encoding TLE family member 5 isoform X1 encodes MMFPQSRHSGSSHLPQQLKFTTSDSCDRIKDEFQLLQAQYHSLKLECDKLASEKSEMQRHYVMYYEMSYGLNIEMHKQAEIVKRLNGICAQVLPYLSQEHQQQVLGAIERAKQVTAPELNSIIRQQLQAHQLSQLQALALPLTPLPVGLQPPSLPAVSAGTGLLSLSALGSQAHLSKEDKNGHDGDAHQDDDGEKSD; translated from the exons ATGATGTTTCCACAAAGCCGGCACTCG GGCTCCTCTCACCTGCCGCAGCAGCTGAAGTTCACGACCTCCGACTCCTGTGACCGCATCAAAGACGagttccagctgctgcaggccCAGTACCACAG CTTGAAGTTGGAATGTGACAAACTAGCCAGTGAGAAATCGGAGATGCAGCGTCACTACGTCATG TACTATGAGATGTCCTATGGGCTGAATATTGAAATGCACAAACAG GCTGAAATCGTCAAGAGGCTAAATGGGATTTGTGCACAGGTTCTACCCTACCTTTCACAAGAG CATCAGCAGCAAGTCCTGGGAGCCATTGAACGAGCTAAGCAGGTTACGGCACCAGAACTGAACTCCATCATCCGT CAGCAGCTTCAAGCTCACCAGCTGTCGCAGCTCCAAGCCCTCGCTCTGCCTCTGACTCCACTCCCCGTGGGCCTCCagcccccatccctccctgctgtcAGTGCCGGCACTGGGCTCCTCTCACTCTCGGCCCTGGGCTCTCAGGCTCACCTCTCCAAGGAGGACAAGAATGGCCATGACGGGGATGCCCACCAAGATGACGATGGGGAGAAATCGGATtag